A segment of the Meriones unguiculatus strain TT.TT164.6M chromosome 10, Bangor_MerUng_6.1, whole genome shotgun sequence genome:
GTGAAGATTAGGGGCCTCTGTAACCAAGGTAACTAACTAGTGTTCTTCAGGCCTGGAGTAGGGAGGCTAAATTGTTCTATGGTTTGTATGACTTTCTGTTCAGTCTGTAACTTGTTCTAAAGTGAAGGTGTATTTGATGTCCTGAACTGGACTAAGTAACCGtcagggacacagccaggatGGCCTGGGGGCTAATGCAGTGGAGGGATGATGTGACAGCCTGTTTCTGCAGTTCTGTCTGCTCCACTTTAGATCTAACAGATGTGGTATAGCTGTACATTCCGCTGTGCCTTAGAGCCCTGGTGCCTTAGAGccctggttctcaaccttcctaacactgcagcCCTTTAAAGATCCTTATGtagtggtgaccccaaccatgaaattatttttctacctcataactgtcattttgctactgttaggaattgtaataGAAATATCTATGTGTGAACCCCAAAGGTgtcatggcccacaggttgagaaccactgctgtacaTGGTAGGTTTTTTTCAGTGAAAAGGACTGTCCTTTATAACTAACCGTTATCGTGGAGCCTGCTCTGTGATCATTGTAGTCTGTATGCATCCTTTTTTGTACCTTACCACCTTAAAAGATGATTTGAAATGCTTTCTACCTTattatatagaccaagctggctgcagactcacagaggtccatGTGCCAgggcctcatgagtgctgggatttaggtgtgtaccaccatgcccagctataggtatttttaaatatatgtaacaaCTTCACAAAAATGTAGTGATCAAATTAAAACCTCTGCCTCGATGTTTAGATTATGGTGGGGTAGATAGATAACGAAACCCCAAGTCCAGATAGTGGTAAGCATAGAAAGAAAGCTTGGTGTGTGGTTCAGATTGGCGATTATTTTAGGTTGGAAAGAAAAAGCCTCTGAGACAGTGATATTCACAGATCTGGGTGAATAACTAAGCTATACAGGGGTATTGGGAAACAAACAGCAGAAAGAACAAAGGTCTACAGACAGAAATGGCTTCAACACATTCAAGGAGCTTAGGGTTGATATGTTATAAGTCCGCTGGAAAGAACTGTAGAAAATAAAGTTGGAGAAACGAGTCCAGGTCAGATCATAATAGGACCTCATAAACCACTGTAAGGTCTGTGGACTTTTGTACAAAGAGTTGTCCTGATTTACACAGTTAAGTGATTGTGCTATATTGGAAATTGatcataagaaaacagtgttagaAGCAAGCAGACTATTAAGGAAGATCTTGGATTAGTTCATGTGAGACATGATAATAACTTGGACCAAGTGGTTTATTAGAAATAAGTTTTAATGTTTAGGATGTACTTTAAAACCAGTGCTAGTACAACTGCTAATAACCTGAGTATGAGGAAAGAGGAAATGAGAGTTCTTTGTAGTTTTACTCTCTGTTTTATAGTTGGTATTTCTCAAAGgggtaaaaaattttaaatgttagaaTTCTGGTTTTATTAAGTTTGAGATATCCTCTAAATAACAAATGTACAGTCAAGTGTACAATTGACTGTTGGAATATGGAGCTAATGGGAGAATGGTTTGTAAGGTATAGAGCCCAATGCTGAATAGCCAGGACCTcagaatggatagagaaagatGAGAGGCCAAGATAGGAGTCTAGTCATATGAAGTAAACCACAGAAGGATCTAGCAAAGGAAAACTCTTAAGAGCTATATGAAGAACATATTACAAGGGAAGAATTCCTGACTCGGAGGTCATGTAAGCATTGAGGCCAAGCAGTCAGTGAGCTCATTGGAGTTCCCTTAGTATGATAGGAGTGAGAGCCTGACAGGAGGTTGAAACTGAAGATCTGAGATGAGGCCTCCCATTATACATATTCACCTATTTTAACCAATCATTTATTTGGATAACTATATGTAGCTATCTGCATTTTGTGTCTCAAGCTATCAAGTAGGTGTTTTATTACTTGTATGCTTTCAAAATTTGCacttggggactggagagatggctcagaggttaattaAGAGCActacttgctcttccagaggtcctgagttcaatttccagcaaccacatggtggctcacaaccatctgagacctggtgccctctcctggcattcaggtgtacctGCAAGCAGAATACTACTACATAATcttttaaaagggggggggggaagcttgcATTTGACTGACCAGCATTTAAAACATCCTGTGGAAATGCATGCTTTGAGTGAGGATGCAAAGGGACAGCAGCAGGAAGGCTTAGGCACTTCCTGTGCTCCTTGTGTCCCGGGAGGGAAGGTTCTGTTTTTGTAACATTTCTATATTAATTTACAGAatggaaactgaaaacaaaaaaagtatggAAGAAAGcactgagaagagaaaagaagaaaaaaagaagcggTCGCGGGTTAAACAGGTGCTTGCAGATATTGCTAAGCAGGTGGACTTCTGGTTTGGAGATGCAAACCTTCACAAGGACAGGTTTCTCCGAGAGCAAATTGAAAAATCTAGAGATGGATGTAAGTTATCTTAAACTCCCAGGGGGGCTGGACAGGAACAGCTGACAGTTTCACAATGTCTTTTGCTATGATCTAGATGTGGACATCTCTCTTCTGGTGTCTTTTAACAAAATGAAGAAGCTGACCACTGATGGGAAGCTAATAGCCAGAGCATTGAAAAGCTCATCTGTTGTAGAGGTAGGTATAAAATTTTCATAATTATCTTTAGTTTTATTTGCACGTTATATTTGTACAATTATTAAACAATAATTTATGAAccgcattttttaaaaagttggacTTAGAAGGGACCAGAATTAGGAGGAAAAAACCCCTAGGTGAGAGGCCAAAGGATGAAGAAGAACGCACAGTGTATGTGGTAAGAAAAGACACGAAATTCTAattataatttattgtttataaatTTATGTATCATATAAAGTATCATACCACCTGTGATTTATTGTAGGAGTTACTCCCCAAAAACGTCACTCACAGCTGGATTGAGAGAGTATTTGGGAAGTGTGGCAATGTTGTTTACATAAGTATTCCACATTATAAATCTAGTGGGGATCCTAAGGGATTCGCCTTCGTGGAGTTTGAAACAAAAGAGCAAGCAGCAAAAGCCATTGAGGTATGCACATCTGAGGGACCTGTAAAGTAAAACACATGATATTAGCAATAAATTAATATTCTGCAATTGTTTCAGTTTCTTAATAACCCGCCTGAAGAGGCCCCAAGAAAGCCCGGCATATTCCCCAAGACTGTGAAAAACAAGCCCATTCCTTCCTTACGCGTAGCTGGTGAGTGCCTACTTACGCGGGAAATGTTCAAAACTGGAGCTTACAGAGAATAAAACTATGCAAACATTGTTGttacagaagagaagaaaaaaaagaaaaagaaaaaaggcagaatAAAGAAGGAAGACAGTGTACAGGCGAAAGAGTTAGCTGTGGACACAAGCAGCATGGCTGTGTGTAAAGCTAAGAGACCTAGGACTGCCTCTGAGGGTTCCGAGGCAGAAACCCCTGAACCTCCAAAGCCAcctgcaaagaaaaagaaaaaacggGACAAGGCCGAATCGTCCATCTTACCTGAAGGCAGagcaggaaagagggagaggagcagCGCTGAGGACGAAGACTGCCTAGCCCCCAAGCCAAAAGTGAGGAAAAGAGCTCAGAAGGATGTCGCTGGTGAAGCAGCTTCTGAGGTCTCCAAGGAAAGCAGAGGTACTGTCAGTGGGATTAGAAGTGCAAATAGTTTACCTGCTTCACAACCACAATCTTAAGGGATTATCTTTTTTTAGACTTAGAATTCTGCTCTactgaagaggagaaggagactGGAGAGAGAAAAGATGATTCACTCTTAAAAGTGAAAAGGAAGCATAAGAAGAAGCATAAGGAGAGACACAAAATGGGCGAAGAAGTTATACCGTTGAGAGTGCTGTCCAAGTAAGTGCCTGTTCTCCGTGGCCACCGACACAAGGCCATCACCATTGCTAAAGTGCAATTCCAATTTCTGTACAACAGAGTTGCATATTAGCAACAGTGGTGGCCGATGTCCATAGGCAGTACAATGAGGGTTAAGTAGGAGCCACCACACTCAAACATGGAAGCACTTAGTTTTTAAAGGCACAGCAAGCGCCTCCATGTTAAAGTAAAGGAGGCCCCTTAAACAGACATCAGTGGCATTCTTAAAGTCCTGagaatgtaaaaggaaaacttaCCATCACCAAAACATGGAAGC
Coding sequences within it:
- the Larp7 gene encoding la-related protein 7 isoform X3, which translates into the protein METENKKSMEESTEKRKEEKKKRSRVKQVLADIAKQVDFWFGDANLHKDRFLREQIEKSRDGYVDISLLVSFNKMKKLTTDGKLIARALKSSSVVEFLNNPPEEAPRKPGIFPKTVKNKPIPSLRVAEEKKKKKKKKGRIKKEDSVQAKELAVDTSSMAVCKAKRPRTASEGSEAETPEPPKPPAKKKKKRDKAESSILPEGRAGKRERSSAEDEDCLAPKPKVRKRAQKDVAGEAASEVSKESRDLEFCSTEEEKETGERKDDSLLKVKRKHKKKHKERHKMGEEVIPLRVLSKTEWMDLKKEYLALQKASMASLKKTISQIKLESEMETDCRAPKSGVENGKAGSHPECSAQEKVTAQGPQFVTGVIVKIVSTEPLPGRKQVRDILATISEVVYVDLLEGDTECHARFKTPEDAQAVMNAQAEIRKKHSWSLEVLSGDHEQRYWQKILVDRQAKLNQPREKKRGTEKLINKAEKIRLAKTQQASQHIRFSEYD
- the Larp7 gene encoding la-related protein 7 isoform X2, encoding METENKKSMEESTEKRKEEKKKRSRVKQVLADIAKQVDFWFGDANLHKDRFLREQIEKSRDGYVDISLLVSFNKMKKLTTDGKLIARALKSSSVVELDLEGTRIRRKKPLGERPKDEEERTVYVELLPKNVTHSWIERVFGKCGNVVYISIPHYKSSGDPKGFAFVEFETKEQAAKAIEFLNNPPEEAPRKPGIFPKTVKNKPIPSLRVAEEKKKKKKKKGRIKKEDSVQAKELAVDTSSMAVCKAKRPRTASEGSEAETPEPPKPPAKKKKKRDKAESSILPEGRAGKRERSSAEDEDCLAPKPKVRKRAQKDVAGEAASEVSKESRDLEFCSTEEEKETGERKDDSLLKVKRKHKKKHKERHKMGEEVIPLRVLSKTEWMDLKKEYLALQKASMASLKKTISQIKLESEMETDCRAPKSGVENGKGSHPECSAQEKVTAQGPQFVTGVIVKIVSTEPLPGRKQVRDILATISEVVYVDLLEGDTECHARFKTPEDAQAVMNAQAEIRKKHSWSLEVLSGDHEQRYWQKILVDRQAKLNQPREKKRGTEKLINKAEKIRLAKTQQASQHIRFSEYD
- the Larp7 gene encoding la-related protein 7 isoform X1, translating into METENKKSMEESTEKRKEEKKKRSRVKQVLADIAKQVDFWFGDANLHKDRFLREQIEKSRDGYVDISLLVSFNKMKKLTTDGKLIARALKSSSVVELDLEGTRIRRKKPLGERPKDEEERTVYVELLPKNVTHSWIERVFGKCGNVVYISIPHYKSSGDPKGFAFVEFETKEQAAKAIEFLNNPPEEAPRKPGIFPKTVKNKPIPSLRVAEEKKKKKKKKGRIKKEDSVQAKELAVDTSSMAVCKAKRPRTASEGSEAETPEPPKPPAKKKKKRDKAESSILPEGRAGKRERSSAEDEDCLAPKPKVRKRAQKDVAGEAASEVSKESRDLEFCSTEEEKETGERKDDSLLKVKRKHKKKHKERHKMGEEVIPLRVLSKTEWMDLKKEYLALQKASMASLKKTISQIKLESEMETDCRAPKSGVENGKAGSHPECSAQEKVTAQGPQFVTGVIVKIVSTEPLPGRKQVRDILATISEVVYVDLLEGDTECHARFKTPEDAQAVMNAQAEIRKKHSWSLEVLSGDHEQRYWQKILVDRQAKLNQPREKKRGTEKLINKAEKIRLAKTQQASQHIRFSEYD